A single Branchiostoma floridae strain S238N-H82 chromosome 11, Bfl_VNyyK, whole genome shotgun sequence DNA region contains:
- the LOC118426414 gene encoding uncharacterized protein LOC118426414 isoform X1 has translation MKAAYVVFIVVIVSAVDTVIAACTFPRNVVGEWVYKTYTPRIPDNVGTLSVNETTMSLFDTSGSLFMQIDCENGPNGDGIYTTRLFVNATGSLRYRCIVIEQRDSTFTRLDLGRDSPLLASLDCSSLGNVGTNVGLFQINPVAKTYPIQGVFEMTYNENGILCYDPVSAVDACKDPTVMNISYSACPKANKVAQQSQYQCVANWTSDSANKGYLLTMERSVSADNIPDYHCFVYDVGNLGDTGELYLSKAGNPPWLCKASQEEASSDDGAVAMRLTKRQDCNNGSLAAWSLGLIISMCISSLFNAVY, from the exons ATGAAAGCCGCTTACGTTGTTTTCATCGTTGTCATCGTGTCAGCCGTTGACACAGTCATCGCAG CCTGCACCTTTCCCAGAAATGTGGTGGGCGAGTGGGTATACAAGACATACACACCGAGGATACCCGATAATGTCGGAACTCTGTCGGTTAATGAGACTACCATGTCCCTTTTCGACACATCGGGCAGTCTCTTCATGCAGATTGACTGTGAAAATGGGCCAAATGGTGACGGCATTTACACCACTCGTCTGTTCGTGAACGCAACAGGATCACTTAG ATACCGCTGCATTGTTATTGAACAGAGAGACAGCACTTTTACGCGACTTGACTTAG GTAGAGACTCTCCACTTCTCGCCAGTCTTGACTGTTCTTCGCTGGGAAATGTCGGCACGAATGTTGGACTGTTTC AAATAAATCCAGTCGCAAAGACGTACCCAATTCAAGGAGTTTTTGAGATGACCTACAACGAGAATGGCATACTGTGTTATGATCCGGTGTCAGCAGTCGACGCATGCAAGGATCCTACAGTGATGAACATTTCTTACAGTGCATGCCCAA AGGCAAACAAAGTTGCCCAACAAAGCCAGTATCAGTGTGTGGCAAACTGGACAAGTGACTCGGCAAACAAGGGCTACTTGTTGACTATGGAGCGTAGTGTGTCAGCCGACAACATTCCTGACTACCATTGTTTT GTCTATGATGTAGGGAATTTGGGGGACACCGGAGAACTGTACTTGTCGAAAGCAGGAAATCCACCGTGGCTCTGTAAGGCTTCTCAGGAAGAGGCTTCGTCAGATGACGGAGCTGTCGCAATGAGGCTCACCAAAC GGCAAGACTGCAATAAcggctccctagcagcttggAGCCTTGGACTTATCATCTCCATGTGTATTTCGAGTTTGTTTAATGCAGTCTACTAA
- the LOC118426414 gene encoding uncharacterized protein LOC118426414 isoform X2 produces MKAAYVVFIVVIVSAVDTVIAACTFPRNVVGEWVYKTYTPRIPDNVGTLSVNETTMSLFDTSGSLFMQIDCENGPNGDGIYTTRLFVNATGSLRYRCIVIEQRDSTFTRLDLGRDSPLLASLDCSSLGNVGTNVGLFQANKVAQQSQYQCVANWTSDSANKGYLLTMERSVSADNIPDYHCFVYDVGNLGDTGELYLSKAGNPPWLCKASQEEASSDDGAVAMRLTKRQDCNNGSLAAWSLGLIISMCISSLFNAVY; encoded by the exons ATGAAAGCCGCTTACGTTGTTTTCATCGTTGTCATCGTGTCAGCCGTTGACACAGTCATCGCAG CCTGCACCTTTCCCAGAAATGTGGTGGGCGAGTGGGTATACAAGACATACACACCGAGGATACCCGATAATGTCGGAACTCTGTCGGTTAATGAGACTACCATGTCCCTTTTCGACACATCGGGCAGTCTCTTCATGCAGATTGACTGTGAAAATGGGCCAAATGGTGACGGCATTTACACCACTCGTCTGTTCGTGAACGCAACAGGATCACTTAG ATACCGCTGCATTGTTATTGAACAGAGAGACAGCACTTTTACGCGACTTGACTTAG GTAGAGACTCTCCACTTCTCGCCAGTCTTGACTGTTCTTCGCTGGGAAATGTCGGCACGAATGTTGGACTGTTTC AGGCAAACAAAGTTGCCCAACAAAGCCAGTATCAGTGTGTGGCAAACTGGACAAGTGACTCGGCAAACAAGGGCTACTTGTTGACTATGGAGCGTAGTGTGTCAGCCGACAACATTCCTGACTACCATTGTTTT GTCTATGATGTAGGGAATTTGGGGGACACCGGAGAACTGTACTTGTCGAAAGCAGGAAATCCACCGTGGCTCTGTAAGGCTTCTCAGGAAGAGGCTTCGTCAGATGACGGAGCTGTCGCAATGAGGCTCACCAAAC GGCAAGACTGCAATAAcggctccctagcagcttggAGCCTTGGACTTATCATCTCCATGTGTATTTCGAGTTTGTTTAATGCAGTCTACTAA